Proteins from a genomic interval of Methanohalophilus levihalophilus:
- the mtrG gene encoding tetrahydromethanopterin S-methyltransferase subunit MtrG codes for MSSAQENIPAVVVDTDDFNEVLKRLNEIDEKVEFVNSEIAQRMGKKVGRDIGILYGAVAGIIMFLLYISISPVLF; via the coding sequence TCCCGGCAGTTGTAGTGGACACTGATGACTTTAATGAGGTCCTCAAACGACTGAACGAAATCGACGAGAAAGTCGAATTTGTAAACAGTGAAATCGCACAAAGAATGGGAAAGAAAGTAGGAAGAGACATTGGTATCCTCTACGGAGCCGTAGCAGGTATCATCATGTTCTTGCTCTACATTTCAATATCACCAGTACTCTTCTGA